A stretch of the Panicum virgatum strain AP13 chromosome 9N, P.virgatum_v5, whole genome shotgun sequence genome encodes the following:
- the LOC120690321 gene encoding forkhead box protein D1-like isoform X2, translated as MAIPAEPPPRPPAPSPARRPPPPPHGHDRAPLLPGGSPPHGSRYACPCPGGHPCAAQHVAATAVGSPPFSCGAGPVGGSGGGRRAHGGSGKRSSSGRPHLSLPNPPTAGVVVQGLGVHVPHCRRDLRPRRACPRARGCRLFTRAPAAPLLPPLQGGGGASCTSTTLMTSLLRGASASSSSTRRRRPSTSRPPRWPSSAADPEVCKTPSSPPAIQLLLPDW; from the exons ATGGCCATCCCCGCCGAgcccccaccccggccgccTGCGCCTAGCCCTgcacgccgcccgcctcccccACCCCACGGCCATGATcgagcgcccctcctccctggcGGCTCGCCTCCCCATGGATCTCGCTACGCCTGTCCTTGCCCCGGTGGGCACCCGTGCGCGGCTCAGCACGTGGCAGCGACGGCAGTGGGGTCGCCGCCGTTCAGCTGCGGCGCGGGGCCGGTCGGTggcagcggaggaggccgccgcgcccATGGCGGCAGCGGGAAGAGGAGCAGCTCGGGCCGGCCGCACCTCTCCCTTCCCAATCCCCCCACCGCCGGCGTAGTGGTGCAAGGGCTCGGCGTCCACGTACCTCACTGCCGGCGAGATCTCCGGCCTCGTCGCGCTTGTCCTCGAG CTCGTGGCTGCCGGCTCTTCACCCGGGCTCCTGCGGccccgctcctccctcctctgcaaggcggcggcggggcgtcgTGCACTTCTACAACTCTGATGACTTCCCTGTTGCGTGGCGCCTCCGCATCTTCCTCCTCTACAAGGCGGCGACGCCCCTCCACTTCACGCCCTCCAAGGTGGCCCAGCTCGGCCGCCGATCCGGAGGTCTGCAAGACCCCGTCCTCGCCGCCTGCCATTCAACTTCTACTGCCG GATTGGTAG
- the LOC120690321 gene encoding transcription initiation factor TFIID subunit 4-like isoform X1: MAIPAEPPPRPPAPSPARRPPPPPHGHDRAPLLPGGSPPHGSRYACPCPGGHPCAAQHVAATAVGSPPFSCGAGPVGGSGGGRRAHGGSGKRSSSGRPHLSLPNPPTAGVVVQGLGVHVPHCRRDLRPRRACPRARGCRLFTRAPAAPLLPPLQGGGGASCTSTTLMTSLLRGASASSSSTRRRRPSTSRPPRWPSSAADPEVCKTPSSPPAIQLLLPCYNDGGTSSRSPQVPGLDQFVPSTVRLR, encoded by the exons ATGGCCATCCCCGCCGAgcccccaccccggccgccTGCGCCTAGCCCTgcacgccgcccgcctcccccACCCCACGGCCATGATcgagcgcccctcctccctggcGGCTCGCCTCCCCATGGATCTCGCTACGCCTGTCCTTGCCCCGGTGGGCACCCGTGCGCGGCTCAGCACGTGGCAGCGACGGCAGTGGGGTCGCCGCCGTTCAGCTGCGGCGCGGGGCCGGTCGGTggcagcggaggaggccgccgcgcccATGGCGGCAGCGGGAAGAGGAGCAGCTCGGGCCGGCCGCACCTCTCCCTTCCCAATCCCCCCACCGCCGGCGTAGTGGTGCAAGGGCTCGGCGTCCACGTACCTCACTGCCGGCGAGATCTCCGGCCTCGTCGCGCTTGTCCTCGAG CTCGTGGCTGCCGGCTCTTCACCCGGGCTCCTGCGGccccgctcctccctcctctgcaaggcggcggcggggcgtcgTGCACTTCTACAACTCTGATGACTTCCCTGTTGCGTGGCGCCTCCGCATCTTCCTCCTCTACAAGGCGGCGACGCCCCTCCACTTCACGCCCTCCAAGGTGGCCCAGCTCGGCCGCCGATCCGGAGGTCTGCAAGACCCCGTCCTCGCCGCCTGCCATTCAACTTCTACTGCCG TGCTACAATGATGGAGGGACATCGAGCAGGTCACCTCAAGTGCCAGGTCTTGACCAATTTGTTCCATCTACAGTACGGTTAAGATAA